One segment of Fuscovulum ytuae DNA contains the following:
- a CDS encoding DUF1007 family protein, with product MRLAWAMAGLVTLAGPAAAHPHIFMETGIEVLRDSEGRVASLRVTWTYDPFFSLVLITERGLDPDGDGTLTAAETAALQGFDMNWEPGFPGDTYAFAGTEALALSGPRDGVARYEGGRIISSHIRDLEQPVAGLLVVKNYDPTYYTEYTIRDLRAEGCATEIIAPDLTEAERALQAALAELPADVDVEMGFPEVGAVFAQEVRVTCPAP from the coding sequence ATGCGTCTGGCATGGGCGATGGCGGGTCTGGTGACGCTGGCAGGGCCTGCGGCGGCACATCCGCATATCTTCATGGAAACGGGGATCGAGGTTCTGCGCGACAGCGAGGGCCGCGTGGCTTCGCTGCGGGTGACTTGGACCTATGATCCCTTCTTCTCGCTTGTCCTGATCACCGAACGCGGGCTTGACCCGGATGGTGACGGCACCCTGACCGCGGCCGAGACGGCGGCGCTACAAGGCTTTGACATGAATTGGGAGCCCGGTTTTCCGGGCGATACCTATGCCTTTGCCGGGACCGAGGCACTGGCACTCTCTGGTCCGCGCGACGGCGTGGCGCGCTATGAGGGCGGGCGCATCATTTCCAGCCATATCCGCGATCTGGAACAGCCCGTGGCGGGGCTTTTGGTGGTGAAGAATTACGATCCCACCTATTACACCGAATACACCATCCGCGACCTGCGCGCCGAAGGCTGCGCCACGGAAATCATCGCCCCCGACCTGACCGAGGCCGAACGCGCCTTGCAAGCGGCCTTGGCCGAGCTTCCTGCCGATGTGGATGTCGAGATGGGCTTTCCCGAAGTGGGCGCCGTTTTCGCACAGGAGGTGCGCGTCACATGCCCCGCGCCCTGA
- a CDS encoding helix-turn-helix domain-containing protein yields the protein MTSEAFKRIEQGLKEAISYAQGHTEGAITHHIEVPTPDVRAIRATTGLSQAEFARSIGVSKGTLLNWEQNRRRPEGPARVLLALIAKDPTIVQRMLA from the coding sequence ATGACAAGCGAAGCCTTCAAACGCATCGAACAGGGTCTGAAAGAGGCCATCTCCTACGCCCAAGGCCATACCGAAGGCGCCATCACCCATCATATCGAGGTCCCGACCCCCGACGTGCGCGCCATCCGCGCGACGACGGGCCTCAGTCAGGCCGAATTCGCGCGCTCCATCGGGGTCAGCAAGGGCACGCTCTTGAACTGGGAACAGAACCGCCGCCGCCCAGAAGGCCCGGCCCGTGTCCTGCTGGCCTTGATCGCCAAAGATCCGACCATCGTGCAGCGAATGCTGGCCTAG
- a CDS encoding glutathione S-transferase family protein, which produces MITLYGVYRSRATRPLWLLHETGTPFTHVPVIQAYRLQDPAAPGAQINTASPEFLKVNPQGQIPAMQDGDLILTESLAISLYLARRYGGALGPADDAETAQMEQWALFAATAVEGPALEILQAPSGATGEGIVKIAAEKLRRPLGRLNAHLAGRDWLVGDRFTVADINTAECLRYAQGQAALIAEFPEVERWLKAAQSRPAFRKMWEGRLAEPE; this is translated from the coding sequence ATGATCACCCTTTACGGCGTCTATCGATCGCGCGCGACGCGCCCTCTCTGGCTGCTGCATGAAACCGGCACGCCCTTCACCCATGTCCCGGTGATACAGGCCTACCGCCTGCAAGATCCCGCCGCGCCGGGGGCGCAGATCAACACAGCCTCGCCCGAATTCCTGAAGGTGAACCCGCAGGGCCAGATCCCCGCCATGCAGGATGGCGATCTGATCCTGACCGAAAGCCTTGCCATCTCGCTTTACCTTGCGCGTCGCTATGGCGGGGCGCTGGGGCCTGCGGATGATGCGGAAACCGCTCAGATGGAGCAGTGGGCGCTGTTCGCCGCCACCGCGGTGGAAGGCCCCGCGCTTGAGATTTTGCAGGCCCCGTCAGGTGCCACGGGCGAAGGGATCGTGAAAATCGCGGCCGAAAAGCTGCGCCGTCCTTTGGGGCGGCTGAATGCCCATCTTGCGGGGCGCGACTGGCTGGTGGGCGACCGCTTCACCGTGGCCGATATCAATACCGCCGAATGCCTGCGCTATGCCCAAGGGCAGGCGGCCCTCATCGCAGAGTTCCCCGAAGTGGAACGTTGGCTTAAGGCCGCACAATCCCGCCCCGCCTTCCGCAAGATGTGGGAAGGCCGACTGGCAGAACCCGAATAA
- a CDS encoding fasciclin domain-containing protein: protein MKIKFALAALALSATTASAQSIVDIAAGDERFTTLVAAVTAAGLAETLAGPGHFTVYAPVNDAFAALPEGTVETLLKPENKGQLTDILLYHVDDRNLPAAAIPAGSNYFKPLLTSQRLCITKSASGVTIADGTGEVANVIIADIKADNGVIHVIDKVLLPGTRPACH, encoded by the coding sequence ATGAAGATCAAATTTGCTCTCGCGGCGCTTGCGCTTTCCGCCACCACCGCCTCGGCCCAAAGCATCGTCGACATCGCCGCGGGGGATGAGCGTTTCACGACGCTGGTTGCCGCCGTCACGGCGGCCGGTCTGGCCGAAACGCTCGCAGGCCCCGGCCATTTCACCGTCTATGCGCCGGTCAACGATGCCTTCGCCGCCCTGCCGGAGGGCACGGTCGAAACCCTGCTGAAGCCGGAAAACAAGGGCCAGCTGACGGATATCCTTCTTTATCACGTGGATGACCGTAACCTGCCCGCCGCCGCCATTCCCGCAGGGTCGAACTATTTCAAACCGCTGCTGACCTCGCAGCGGTTGTGCATCACCAAATCCGCATCTGGCGTGACCATCGCCGATGGCACGGGCGAGGTGGCCAATGTCATCATCGCCGATATCAAGGCCGACAATGGCGTGATCCATGTGATCGACAAGGTGCTGTTGCCGGGGACGCGTCCTGCCTGCCACTGA
- a CDS encoding MATE family efflux transporter has translation MTHPLTHTGHARAILALGLPLIGSHLAQMALHVADTVMMGWYGVTELAATVLGASSFFVIFILGSGFAQAVMPMVAAALAEGDETQVRRDARMGLWLSILFGLASYPLFWWSGPILLALGQHPDVAALGQDYLRVAGLGMIPALMVMALKSYLSALGRTQVVLWVTLGSVLLNIVMNWAFIFGNWGAPEMGVVGAALATLSVQLASVLALGLYAGWVPELRRFRLWQRFWRADWVAFGRVFRLGWPIGVTGLMESGLFQASALMMGWIGTVELAAHGIAMEVAALAFMVHLGLSNAVTIRTAHADGAGDLQAMRVGGLVGIALSFLFAVAMVVLFLALPEPIVAVFLDMSKPESAQIVAFGTVLLALAALFQLADAMQVIALGLLRGVQDTKVPMALAAISYWGIGIPCSYVLAFPLGMGAVGLWLGLVVGLTCAAASLMWRFWAGWRQRVGAVAVG, from the coding sequence ATGACGCACCCCCTCACCCATACCGGACATGCGCGGGCCATCCTTGCGCTGGGCCTGCCCCTGATCGGCAGCCATCTGGCCCAGATGGCGCTACATGTCGCCGATACCGTGATGATGGGCTGGTATGGGGTGACGGAACTGGCGGCAACCGTCCTTGGCGCATCAAGTTTCTTTGTGATCTTCATCCTCGGATCGGGCTTTGCGCAGGCGGTGATGCCGATGGTCGCCGCTGCGCTGGCCGAAGGGGATGAAACGCAGGTCCGGCGCGATGCACGGATGGGGCTGTGGTTGTCGATCCTGTTCGGGTTGGCGTCCTATCCGCTGTTCTGGTGGTCGGGGCCGATCCTTCTGGCGCTGGGTCAGCACCCGGACGTGGCGGCGCTGGGGCAGGATTATCTGCGCGTGGCGGGGCTTGGGATGATCCCCGCGCTGATGGTGATGGCGCTGAAAAGCTATCTTTCGGCGCTGGGGCGGACGCAGGTCGTGCTTTGGGTCACGCTGGGGTCGGTTCTTTTGAACATCGTGATGAACTGGGCCTTCATCTTCGGCAATTGGGGCGCGCCTGAAATGGGGGTGGTCGGCGCGGCCTTGGCGACGCTGAGCGTGCAATTGGCCAGCGTGTTGGCCTTGGGCCTATATGCGGGCTGGGTGCCGGAGTTGCGGCGTTTTCGGCTGTGGCAAAGATTCTGGCGGGCCGATTGGGTGGCCTTCGGGCGTGTCTTCCGGCTGGGCTGGCCGATCGGCGTGACGGGGTTGATGGAAAGCGGTCTGTTTCAGGCCAGCGCCCTCATGATGGGCTGGATTGGCACCGTGGAACTGGCCGCGCATGGCATCGCGATGGAAGTGGCGGCGCTGGCCTTCATGGTGCATCTGGGTCTGTCCAATGCCGTCACCATCCGCACGGCCCATGCCGATGGGGCAGGGGACTTACAGGCCATGCGGGTGGGCGGGCTGGTTGGGATTGCGCTGTCCTTCCTGTTCGCGGTGGCGATGGTGGTGCTGTTCCTTGCCCTGCCCGAACCGATCGTCGCGGTCTTTCTGGACATGTCGAAACCCGAAAGCGCCCAGATCGTGGCCTTCGGCACCGTCCTTCTGGCACTGGCGGCGCTGTTTCAATTGGCCGATGCCATGCAGGTGATCGCGCTGGGGCTGTTGCGCGGGGTGCAGGACACCAAGGTGCCGATGGCGCTTGCCGCGATCAGTTATTGGGGGATCGGCATCCCGTGCAGCTATGTGCTGGCCTTTCCCTTGGGAATGGGGGCGGTGGGGCTATGGCTGGGGCTGGTGGTCGGGTTGACCTGCGCGGCGGCCAGCCTGATGTGGCGCTTCTGGGCCGGATGGCGGCAGCGTGTCGGTGCGGTTGCCGTGGGGTGA
- the ppk2 gene encoding polyphosphate kinase 2, translated as MDGDTVVNKTAGSAHAAPAPMAPNVGAVLDDGQPAQAGSSTEDRIQGPQHYPTLDTDRIRASFEAGLYPYHRPLGRKAYEAEKAALQAELLKVQIWAQETGQKFVILMEGRDAAGKGGTIKRFMEHLNPRYARVCALTKPSDVEKGQWFFQRYIAHLPTAGEMVFYDRSWYNRAGVERVMGFCSPSEYLEFMRQVPELERMLVRSGIRLYKYWFSVTREEQRKRFLARETDPLKRWKLSPIDKASLDKWEDYTEAKEAMFFYTDTADAPWVIVKSDDKKRARLNAMRHFLTTIDYPEKNLDVIGTPDPLIVGRASQVINGAGHILDTATHPAVRR; from the coding sequence ATGGACGGCGATACGGTTGTGAACAAGACGGCAGGTTCCGCCCACGCGGCGCCTGCGCCCATGGCCCCCAATGTGGGCGCGGTGCTGGACGACGGGCAGCCGGCACAAGCCGGGTCTTCCACCGAGGACCGCATCCAAGGCCCCCAGCATTATCCCACGCTGGATACCGACCGCATCCGCGCCAGTTTCGAGGCGGGGCTTTACCCCTATCACCGCCCCTTGGGCCGCAAAGCCTATGAGGCCGAAAAGGCCGCCCTTCAGGCCGAACTTCTGAAGGTGCAGATCTGGGCGCAAGAGACGGGGCAGAAATTCGTCATCCTGATGGAGGGGCGCGATGCCGCCGGCAAGGGCGGCACGATCAAACGCTTCATGGAACATCTGAACCCCCGCTATGCCCGCGTCTGCGCCCTGACCAAGCCCAGCGATGTGGAAAAGGGGCAGTGGTTCTTTCAACGCTATATCGCCCATCTGCCCACGGCGGGGGAAATGGTCTTCTACGACCGCAGTTGGTACAACCGCGCCGGGGTAGAACGGGTGATGGGCTTCTGCTCGCCCTCGGAATATCTTGAATTCATGCGGCAGGTCCCGGAATTGGAGCGGATGCTGGTCCGGTCGGGGATCAGGCTTTACAAATACTGGTTCTCGGTCACACGGGAAGAACAGCGCAAGCGGTTCCTTGCACGGGAAACCGATCCGCTGAAGCGTTGGAAACTGTCGCCGATCGACAAGGCCAGCCTCGACAAATGGGAAGACTATACCGAGGCGAAAGAGGCGATGTTCTTCTATACCGACACCGCCGATGCCCCTTGGGTGATCGTGAAATCCGATGACAAAAAGCGCGCGCGGCTGAACGCGATGCGGCATTTCCTGACGACCATCGACTACCCCGAAAAGAATTTAGACGTGATCGGCACCCCCGACCCCCTGATCGTGGGGCGGGCCAGTCAGGTGATCAACGGCGCGGGGCATATCCTCGACACGGCCACCCACCCGGCGGTTCGCCGCTAA
- a CDS encoding nickel/cobalt transporter, translating into MPRALTLAGIGVAALLGLLWLWGGFDSLARSAVEAQRSIQAPLAGAVRAVQAGQPAAWAGLLALCFGYGVLHAVGPGHGKFVIGGYGVAQRVPMLRLSVVALAASLAQAGVAVALVYAGVLALGWTRERMVGLAEGTLAAASWAGIGAIGLWLLWRGARGMLWQTRAADHPDHHPDHHSHGHDEACGCGHAHAPSAAQVDQARGWRDTLALIGSVAIRPCSGALFLLILTFQMGIGAAGVAGAFAMGLGVAMVTIAVAGLAVWSREGLFAGLGETRVWRVLPVIEMAGGAIIAALALGMLVGA; encoded by the coding sequence ATGCCCCGCGCCCTGACCTTGGCCGGGATCGGCGTGGCGGCCCTTCTGGGGCTGCTCTGGCTTTGGGGTGGGTTCGACAGCCTTGCCCGGTCGGCGGTCGAGGCGCAGCGTTCCATACAGGCGCCCTTGGCCGGGGCGGTGCGCGCCGTGCAGGCGGGTCAGCCCGCGGCATGGGCCGGACTCCTGGCCCTGTGCTTTGGCTATGGGGTCCTGCATGCGGTGGGGCCGGGGCATGGGAAATTCGTGATCGGCGGATATGGTGTGGCGCAGCGGGTTCCTATGCTGCGGCTGTCGGTCGTTGCACTGGCTGCATCGCTTGCGCAGGCAGGTGTGGCGGTGGCGTTGGTCTATGCCGGGGTGCTGGCACTGGGCTGGACACGCGAGCGGATGGTGGGTCTGGCTGAGGGCACGCTTGCTGCGGCAAGCTGGGCGGGGATCGGGGCGATCGGGCTGTGGCTTCTCTGGCGTGGGGCGCGCGGGATGCTATGGCAAACAAGGGCGGCTGACCACCCCGACCACCACCCCGACCACCACTCTCACGGCCATGACGAAGCCTGCGGCTGTGGCCATGCCCATGCGCCAAGTGCGGCGCAGGTGGATCAGGCACGGGGGTGGCGCGATACGCTGGCCTTGATCGGCAGTGTGGCCATCCGACCCTGTTCCGGGGCGTTGTTCCTTTTGATCCTGACTTTCCAGATGGGGATCGGCGCGGCAGGCGTGGCCGGGGCCTTTGCCATGGGTTTGGGCGTGGCGATGGTGACCATCGCCGTGGCCGGGCTGGCCGTCTGGTCGCGCGAAGGGCTGTTTGCGGGTCTGGGCGAGACGCGGGTCTGGCGCGTGCTGCCGGTGATCGAGATGGCGGGGGGCGCGATCATCGCCGCGCTGGCCTTGGGGATGCTGGTCGGGGCGTAG
- a CDS encoding DnaA ATPase domain-containing protein: MIRQLTFDLPARTAWRREDFFVSPANAAALAALDDWRNWPGGKMVLTGPKGSGKTHLARLWAAETGAAVLPARGLAEADLPALAAQGAVAVEDADEAAGQGDCEAALFHLHNLVTQAGHLLVTAATPPRDWQLKLPDLASRLQAASLSRIEAPDDALLSAVLIKLFADRQLAVPPALIPYLVQRMERSIDAARDLVARLDARSLAEGRPITRAMAAEELGD, from the coding sequence GTGATCCGGCAACTGACCTTTGACCTGCCTGCCCGCACGGCATGGCGGCGCGAGGATTTCTTCGTCTCCCCTGCCAATGCGGCGGCGCTGGCGGCGCTGGACGATTGGCGCAACTGGCCGGGGGGCAAGATGGTGCTGACGGGGCCGAAGGGCAGCGGCAAGACCCATCTTGCGCGGCTTTGGGCGGCCGAGACGGGTGCGGCGGTGCTGCCCGCCCGTGGCTTGGCCGAAGCGGACCTGCCCGCGCTGGCCGCCCAGGGCGCGGTGGCGGTGGAGGATGCGGACGAGGCGGCGGGGCAGGGCGACTGTGAAGCGGCGCTGTTCCACCTGCACAACCTTGTGACGCAGGCGGGCCATCTTCTGGTGACGGCGGCGACGCCGCCGCGTGATTGGCAGCTGAAGCTGCCCGACCTTGCCAGCCGATTGCAGGCTGCGTCGCTTTCCCGGATCGAGGCCCCGGATGACGCGCTTCTTTCGGCGGTGCTGATCAAGCTTTTCGCGGATCGTCAACTGGCCGTGCCGCCCGCGCTGATCCCCTATCTGGTGCAGCGGATGGAACGCTCTATCGACGCCGCCCGCGATCTGGTGGCGCGGCTGGATGCACGGTCGCTGGCTGAGGGGCGACCGATCACACGGGCCATGGCGGCGGAGGAATTGGGGGACTAG
- a CDS encoding AI-2E family transporter has translation MALPVRQQLFYWGIAAAVFLFLLWALGNVMLPFLVGGAIAYFLDPVADRLESWGLSRVGATVTISLVALLMAVLLVLAIIPTLIQQLTGLINAAPEISQRLQAFLVERFPELSDSTSTIRQTLAQIAQTIQAKGGQLAETLLSSAMGLVSVIVFIVVVPVVAFYLLLDWDHMVARIDSLLPRDHAPVIRRLGIEINAVLAGFVRGQLSVCLLLGSFYAVALMIAGLQFGLVVGAIAGAITFIPYVGSLVGGALAIGLALFQFWGDWVSIAIIAGIFGAGQFIEGNILTPKLVGNSVGLHPVWLLFALSAFGSLFGFVGMLVAVPVAAAIGVLTRFGIQQYQSSLLYRGLAGRERPEAKDEAAE, from the coding sequence ATGGCCCTGCCCGTCAGGCAACAGCTTTTCTACTGGGGGATCGCCGCGGCGGTCTTTCTGTTCCTGCTTTGGGCACTGGGCAATGTGATGCTGCCCTTCCTTGTGGGCGGGGCCATCGCCTATTTCCTTGATCCCGTTGCCGACCGGCTGGAAAGCTGGGGCCTGTCGCGGGTGGGGGCCACGGTGACGATCTCTCTCGTGGCACTGCTGATGGCGGTGCTCTTGGTGCTGGCGATCATTCCGACGCTGATCCAGCAATTGACCGGCCTGATCAACGCAGCGCCCGAAATTTCGCAGCGATTGCAGGCCTTTCTGGTCGAGCGCTTCCCTGAACTGTCCGACAGCACATCGACCATCCGCCAAACGCTGGCCCAGATCGCCCAGACCATTCAGGCCAAAGGCGGGCAATTGGCGGAAACGCTGCTGTCTTCTGCCATGGGGCTGGTTTCGGTCATCGTCTTCATCGTCGTGGTGCCGGTGGTTGCCTTTTATCTGCTGCTGGACTGGGACCATATGGTTGCGCGCATCGACAGCCTTCTGCCGCGCGACCATGCGCCGGTGATCCGTCGGCTGGGGATCGAAATCAACGCCGTACTGGCCGGGTTCGTGCGCGGGCAGCTTTCGGTCTGCCTTCTCTTGGGCAGTTTCTATGCCGTGGCCCTGATGATTGCGGGGCTGCAATTCGGGCTTGTCGTGGGGGCCATCGCCGGGGCGATTACCTTCATCCCCTATGTCGGGTCATTGGTCGGCGGGGCGCTGGCCATCGGGCTGGCGCTGTTTCAGTTCTGGGGCGACTGGGTCTCTATCGCCATCATCGCGGGCATTTTTGGGGCAGGCCAGTTCATCGAAGGCAATATCCTGACGCCGAAACTGGTGGGGAATTCGGTCGGGCTGCACCCGGTCTGGCTGCTGTTCGCGCTGTCGGCCTTTGGGTCGCTCTTTGGCTTTGTCGGCATGCTGGTCGCGGTGCCAGTGGCGGCTGCGATCGGGGTTCTGACGCGCTTTGGCATCCAGCAATATCAGTCCAGCCTCCTTTATCGCGGCCTTGCAGGGCGCGAGAGGCCCGAGGCAAAGGATGAGGCGGCGGAGTGA
- a CDS encoding NAD-dependent epimerase/dehydratase family protein → MRVLFTGGSGKAGKHVVAYLAAAGHRVVNVDRVALNHPGVHDFLADITDAGQMFSVMSGHAGYDELDEGPAKPFDAVVHFAAIPRLMMCADTETYRVNVVGTYNVIEAAVKLGIRKIIIASSETTYGVCFSEGVVDPKVLPLDEEYDIDPMDSYGMSKKVNEVTARSFQRRSGADIYALRIGNVIEPHEYATVFPPLQDDPGLRRRITFSYIDARDLGQIVDLCLKKDGLGWQVFNAVNDTNSTPQPNSELLARFFPNVPLSRPVEAHESLLSNRKIREVLGFKEAHNWRKYVT, encoded by the coding sequence ATGCGGGTTCTGTTCACGGGCGGGTCGGGGAAGGCGGGCAAGCATGTGGTGGCCTATCTGGCGGCGGCGGGACACAGGGTGGTGAATGTCGATCGGGTGGCCCTGAACCATCCGGGCGTGCATGACTTCCTCGCCGACATCACCGATGCAGGGCAGATGTTTTCCGTCATGTCAGGCCATGCAGGCTATGATGAGTTGGATGAGGGCCCGGCAAAGCCTTTCGATGCGGTGGTGCATTTCGCGGCCATCCCCCGGCTGATGATGTGCGCGGATACCGAAACCTACCGCGTCAATGTGGTGGGGACCTATAACGTGATCGAGGCGGCGGTGAAGCTGGGCATCCGCAAGATCATCATCGCCTCGTCGGAAACCACCTACGGCGTCTGTTTCAGCGAAGGGGTGGTGGACCCCAAGGTCCTGCCCTTGGACGAGGAGTACGACATCGACCCGATGGACAGCTATGGCATGTCCAAGAAGGTGAATGAGGTCACCGCCCGCAGTTTCCAGCGCCGGTCGGGGGCGGATATCTACGCCTTACGGATCGGGAACGTGATCGAACCGCATGAATATGCGACGGTCTTTCCCCCTTTGCAGGACGATCCGGGCCTCCGGCGGCGGATCACATTCTCTTATATCGACGCGCGCGATCTGGGACAGATCGTGGATCTGTGCCTGAAGAAGGACGGGCTGGGGTGGCAGGTCTTCAATGCGGTGAATGACACCAACTCCACCCCTCAGCCCAATAGCGAACTCTTGGCGCGGTTCTTCCCCAATGTGCCCCTCTCGCGCCCGGTGGAGGCACATGAAAGCCTTCTGTCGAACCGCAAGATCCGCGAGGTTCTGGGGTTCAAGGAAGCGCATAACTGGCGGAAATATGTGACGTGA
- a CDS encoding type II toxin-antitoxin system RelE/ParE family toxin — protein sequence MLVTVVELPDFTRRAKAVMTEAERVALIDYLAANPEAGIPLGGGLRKLRFAREGSGKSGGFRSIHYYQTGAGPLYLLTVFAKNEKANLSSTELSALYRLGAELDAIHGRRQ from the coding sequence ATGCTGGTCACGGTCGTCGAACTTCCCGATTTCACGCGCCGCGCAAAGGCCGTGATGACGGAGGCAGAGCGCGTCGCGCTTATTGACTACCTCGCCGCAAACCCCGAAGCGGGCATCCCCTTGGGCGGCGGCCTCAGGAAACTCCGCTTCGCACGGGAAGGATCGGGGAAAAGCGGAGGTTTTCGCAGCATCCATTATTACCAGACGGGGGCGGGGCCACTCTACCTGCTCACCGTCTTTGCCAAGAACGAAAAGGCCAACCTCTCGTCGACGGAACTGTCAGCCCTCTATCGGCTCGGCGCGGAACTCGACGCAATACACGGAAGACGGCAATGA
- the parE gene encoding DNA topoisomerase IV subunit B, with protein MANDLLSSGDQSYNASSIEVLEGLEPVRKRPGMYIGGTDERALHHLVAEILDNSMDEAVAGHASRIEVELHADYAITIRDNGRGIPIDPHPKFPGKSALEVILCTLHAGGKFGGDAYATSGGLHGVGASVVNALSDHMRVEVARNRELFVQEFSRGIPKGPVQKIGPAPNRRGTSTTFHADHEIFGSQTFKPARLLKMVRSKAYLFSGVEIRWKSAINDGETPLEATFHFPGGLADYLSDTLAKTSTYADRPFAGKVSFTEKYNVPGSVEWAINWTPARDGFIQSYCNTVPTPEGGTHEGGFWAAILKGIRAYGDLVKNRKAELITRDDLLAGGCALVSCFIREPQFVGQTKDRLSTEEAAKWVEGAVRDHFDNWLANDTKSAGAILDFLVLRAEERLRRRMEKETARKSATKKLRLPGKLTDCTAKSREGTELFIVEGDSAGGSAKGARDRETQALLPLKGKILNVLGAASAKLHDNSEIRDICEALGVGMGTKFKVDDLRYDKIIIMTDADVDGAHIASLLMTFFFTQMRPLIDKGHLYLACPPLYRLTQGARRIYVASDAEKEEWLAKGLGGKGKIDVQRFKGLGEMDAKDLKDTTMDPKSRKLIRVSIDEDAPGETGDLVERLMGKKPELRFQYIQENARFVEELDV; from the coding sequence ATGGCCAACGACCTCCTCTCCTCTGGGGACCAAAGCTACAACGCCTCCTCCATCGAGGTGCTCGAAGGGCTGGAGCCTGTCCGCAAACGCCCCGGCATGTATATCGGCGGCACGGATGAGAGGGCGCTGCATCACCTTGTGGCCGAAATCCTCGACAATTCGATGGATGAGGCGGTAGCGGGCCATGCGTCGCGCATCGAAGTGGAGTTGCATGCCGATTACGCCATCACCATCCGTGACAATGGGCGCGGCATCCCGATCGATCCGCACCCCAAATTCCCCGGCAAATCCGCGCTCGAGGTGATCCTTTGCACCCTGCACGCGGGCGGCAAGTTTGGCGGCGATGCCTATGCCACCTCGGGCGGCCTGCACGGCGTCGGCGCATCCGTCGTCAATGCCCTGTCAGATCATATGCGGGTCGAGGTCGCCCGCAACCGCGAGCTGTTCGTTCAGGAATTCTCGCGCGGCATTCCGAAAGGGCCGGTGCAGAAGATCGGCCCTGCCCCGAACCGGCGCGGCACATCGACCACCTTCCATGCGGATCATGAGATTTTCGGGTCGCAAACCTTCAAGCCTGCGCGCCTGCTCAAGATGGTGCGGTCCAAGGCCTATCTCTTTTCGGGCGTGGAAATCCGCTGGAAATCCGCCATCAACGATGGCGAAACCCCGCTGGAGGCCACGTTCCACTTCCCCGGCGGCCTTGCCGATTACCTGTCGGACACGCTTGCCAAGACATCGACCTATGCCGACCGCCCCTTTGCCGGGAAAGTCAGCTTCACCGAGAAATACAATGTCCCCGGTTCCGTCGAATGGGCGATCAACTGGACGCCCGCGCGGGACGGATTCATCCAGTCCTATTGCAACACCGTCCCCACCCCCGAAGGCGGCACGCATGAAGGCGGGTTTTGGGCCGCGATCCTGAAAGGTATCCGCGCCTATGGCGACCTTGTGAAGAACCGCAAGGCAGAACTGATCACCCGCGACGACCTTTTGGCGGGGGGCTGCGCGCTGGTGTCCTGCTTCATCCGCGAACCGCAATTCGTGGGGCAGACCAAGGACCGTCTGTCGACGGAAGAGGCCGCCAAATGGGTCGAAGGCGCGGTGCGTGACCATTTCGACAACTGGCTGGCCAATGACACGAAATCCGCGGGCGCCATCCTTGATTTCCTTGTGCTGCGGGCCGAGGAACGGCTGCGGCGCCGGATGGAAAAGGAAACCGCCCGCAAATCCGCGACCAAGAAGCTGCGCCTTCCCGGCAAGTTGACGGATTGCACCGCGAAATCGCGCGAAGGGACGGAGTTGTTCATCGTCGAGGGCGACTCTGCGGGCGGTTCGGCCAAAGGCGCGCGGGATCGGGAGACGCAGGCCCTCCTGCCGCTCAAGGGCAAGATTCTGAACGTCCTTGGCGCGGCCTCGGCCAAGCTGCACGACAACAGCGAGATCCGCGATATCTGCGAGGCGCTGGGGGTAGGCATGGGCACGAAGTTCAAGGTGGACGATCTACGCTATGACAAGATCATCATCATGACCGATGCCGATGTGGACGGGGCGCATATCGCGTCGCTCCTGATGACCTTCTTCTTCACCCAGATGCGGCCCCTGATCGACAAGGGCCACCTCTACCTCGCCTGCCCGCCTTTGTATCGGCTGACGCAAGGCGCGCGGCGCATCTATGTGGCCTCGGATGCCGAGAAAGAGGAATGGCTCGCCAAGGGCCTTGGCGGCAAGGGCAAGATCGACGTGCAGCGCTTCAAGGGTCTGGGCGAGATGGACGCCAAAGACCTGAAGGACACCACAATGGACCCCAAATCGCGCAAGTTGATCCGGGTGTCGATTGACGAGGACGCGCCGGGCGAGACGGGCGATCTGGTGGAACGGCTGATGGGCAAGAAGCCGGAACTGCGGTTCCAGTATATCCAAGAGAACGCGCGGTTTGTGGAGGAGTTGGATGTGTGA